A window of the Sabethes cyaneus chromosome 1, idSabCyanKW18_F2, whole genome shotgun sequence genome harbors these coding sequences:
- the LOC128746207 gene encoding cathepsin B-like cysteine proteinase — MIRTLLLLALSLGAALGQTSMGIGSPLFNSSSSSSSQLFDAIISKIRNLTKTWTPGRNPLPPAFYRGSVRLEQLERERLPAGILVLKTEVQLPESFDARTRWPNCPSIGEIRNQGCCGSCWAISAAAIMTDRWCIHSPDSAQFTFGAFDILACCKECGNGCDGGDLGPAWTYWVEHGVSSGGPHNSRCGCHPYPFDVCRHRDEQVPTPKCVRTCQATYNQTDATQDIRFGREAYSVPMDESRIMEEIFMNGPVQATFKMYEDFRVYKSGVYRHVWGPLVTGHAIKIIGWGVEKGTKYWLCINSWGESWGSKGLFKIIRGENHLNIERDVHTGLPDYRKHEEMFSFNY; from the coding sequence ATGATTCGAACGCTCCTTTTACTGGCCTTGAGCCTTGGGGCCGCTCTAGGTCAAACCAGTATGGGCATTGGATCACCGTTGTTTaattcgtcgtcgtcatcgtcttcCCAGTTATTCGATGCTATCATAAGCAAAATACGCAATCTTACAAAAACTTGGACTCCGGGCCGAAATCCGTTGCCCCCTGCATTCTATCGCGGAAGTGTACGACTAGAGCAACTGGAGAGGGAGCGACTTCCGGCAGGGATTCTGGTGTTGAAAACTGAAGTGCAATTGCCCGAATCATTCGATGCACGAACAAGATGGCCGAATTGTCCGAGTATTGGTGAAATCCGCAACCAGGGATGCTGTGGGTCTTGTTGGGCCATATCAGCTGCCGCAATCATGACCGATCGGTGGTGCATTCACTCGCCTGATAGTGCTCAGTTCACTTTCGGTGCGTTCGATATACTGGCTTGCTGTAAGGAGTGCGGAAATGGTTGCGACGGTGGAGATCTGGGACCTGCATGGACTTATTGGGTGGAACACGGTGTTTCTAGTGGAGGACCACATAATTCCCGATGTGGATGCCATCCGTACCCATTTGACGTTTGCCGACACCGGGATGAGCAGGTTCCGACTCCAAAGTGTGTGAGAACGTGTCAAGCGACCTACAATCAGACGGACGCAACGCAGGATATTCGCTTCGGCCGTGAAGCCTATTCGGTTCCCATGGATGAATCACGGATAATGGAGGAAATTTTCATGAATGGACCAGTTCAGGCAACTTTCAAAATGTACGAAGACTTTAGAGTTTACAAGAGTGGCGTCTATAGGCATGTGTGGGGTCCGTTGGTGACTGGACATGCGATCAAAATCATAGGTTGGGGTGTCGAGAAAGGGACAAAGTATTGGTTGTGCATAAACTCGTGGGGTGAAAGTTGGGGCAGCAAAGGTCTGTTCAAAATAATACGGGGTGAAAATCACCTGAATATTGAACGGGATGTTCACACTGGCTTACCGGATTATCGCAAACATGAGGAAATGTTTTCTTTCAATTATTGA